The following nucleotide sequence is from Pseudonocardia abyssalis.
GCCGACGGTACGACCTTCGTGGTCCGGGTGCTGCCGAACGACGACCCGGCCGTACCGGTGGCGCTGGTGCTGCCGGCGATGGCGCTCAAGGCCAAGTTCTACCTGCCGCTGCTCACGGCGCTGCGGGCCGCGGGGCTGTCCGCGGCCGCCTGCGACCTGCGCGGGCAGGGGGAGAGTGCGCCGCTGCTGGGCGACGGCCCCGACTTCGGCTACAAGGAGCTGATCGAGACCGACCTGCCGGCAGTGGTCGCGGCGGTGCGGGAGCGGTTCCCGCAGGCCCCGCTGTTCCTGTTCGGGCACAGTCTCGGCGGTCAGCTCGCGCTGCTGTTCGCGGCGGCGAACCCGGACGCGGTGGACGGCGTCGCCGTGATCGGGACCGGCACGGTCTTCTGGCGGGCGTTCGGGCCCCGGCGCTGGTTCGAGGCGTTGTGGTCGATCCAGTGGATCGGGCTGGTCGCGGCCGTCCGCGGCTCGTGGCCCGGTGGCGTCCTCATCCCGGGCGCGATGGCGGGCGGGGTGATGACCGACTGGGCGCGGCACTCGCGGACCAGCCGCTACCGCTTCCGGGGCCGCAGTCTCGACTACGACGCGGCGCTGCGGGCGCTCACCGCCCCGGTGCTGACGATCGCGCTCGACCGCGACCTGCTGGGACCCAAGTCGAACGTCGACTTCCTGGGCCGCCGGATGCCGGCGGCGCGGCTGACGGCCTGGGACGTGGACGAGGACTCCGGCGTGGTGCACCGCGACCACTTCGAGTGGGTCAAGGACAGCGCGGTGCTGGCCCCCGCGGTGGCCCACTGGGTCCGCACCGGATCCCTCCCGAGCTAGCCGATCCCTCCCGGGCTGGCCGATCCCTCCCGGGCTGGCCGAGCCTCCCGGGCTAGCAGAGCCGGTAGCCGGCCGAGGCGTGGGCCACGACCTCGTCCCGTTCGTCGCGGATCTCCGCGGCGGCGGCGACGAGGTCGTCGGGCGTCACCGCGATGCGGGCGACGCAGTACAGGCGGCTGCCGTGCGCGGCGCGCCCGTCGCGGACCAGGTGGATGCCGTCGGCCCGGGCGGGGGTCCCGAACGTGGACGCGACGAGCGTGCGCATCGCCTCGTCGCACACCGCCCTGAGGACCGCTACGCAGAGCGGGTCCCGGAGGGCGGCGTGCAGGGTGAAGTCCACCCAGATCCCGGCGTCGACGTCGGTGAACCTCGGCCCCAGCCGGGCCATGTCGAGGGTCGCGGCGGACGCGAGCCGGTCGAGCGGATCGGGCGCAGCGGGCTGCCACCGGGCGGCTCGGCGCAGGGTCTCCGGGGTCGGTTCGCGCACGCATGCTCCCGCTCGTCGTCGGGTCTCAGGTCGTCCGGGTGACCTTCGCCGCCCGTGCCGGCGCGATCAACGTGTGCATGGTGATGCCGATCGCCCGATCGGCATCACCTACCGCCGGTCGGTCCCGTCCGTCCGGTTCTCGGCCAACGGCCATGCGGTCGTCCCGAAGCGTGCAGTCGAGGTTCACCCGACCGAGTGGAGCGTCGACGACAGTAGGGCGGGCCGGGGGTCGGCAGCGGAGGGACAGAATGGAATTCAGGCATCTCGTGTCGTTCCTGGCCATCTCGGAGGAGCTGCACTTCGGCCGGGCCGCCGCGCGGCTGCACCTCACCCAACCGTCGCTGAGCCAACAGCTCAAGCGCCTCGAACGGACCCTCGGGGTGCAGCTCGTGGCCCGCAGCTCGCACGACGTGCGGCTGACCCCGGCCGGCCGGGCGTTCGAACCGGAGGCGCGCGCGATCGTCGCGCAGATGGCGAAGGCGACGAACTCGGTGCGAGAGCTGGCGGCCGGGCGCACCGGCACCGTCAACGTCGGCTACAACTTCCCCGCGGGCCAGCACATCCTGCCCGCGACGCTGGCTCGGATGCACGCCGACCTGCCGGACGTCTCCGTCGCGCTGGCGGAGCGGCGCACCGGGCCGCAGCTCGCCGCGCTCGCCGAGGGGGCCATCGACGTCGCGCTGGTGTACGGACGCCCGGTGCACCCCGAGCTCCGGTACCGCAGGCTGCTGCAGGTGCCGATGGTGGCGGTGGTGGGGGCCGGGCACCGGTGGGCCGGGCGGCCCGGGGTGCCGTTCGCGGAGCTGGCCCGCCAGCCCTGCATCATGTTCGCCAGGGACCAGAGCCCCGGGATGTACGACGTGATCCACTCCGCCGCGGAGAAGTCCGGCGTCGCCATGAACGTCACGCACGTCGTCGACGATCCCGGTGCGACGGCGATCCTGGTGTCGGTCAAGTCGCTCATCGGGTTCGCCTCCGCGTCGCGCGCGATGTACGTCGGCTCGTTCGTCGGCGGGGTCCGGCCCATTCCCGTGCAGCTCTACGACCCGGTGCCGAACGTGGACCTCTACGCGGTGTGGCGCCCGGACATCACGGCGCTCGGGGAGGCGTTCCTCGACCGGATGGAGGCCGCCGGGCCGTTCCAGAGCCCGTCGCTGGGTTTGGTGGACTCCCACTCCGGGCGATAGGGAAAACGAACCGGCCGGTTACCGGAAGCGCGTTGCCGACCTGACCGCGATACCCGAGCATGGGTGGACGTGAACAGAATCGCGAATTCGGGAACGGGACAGACACTGGCGGCCGACTGCGGCCTGTACTCCGTTCTGGCGGAGTGGGCGCGCACAGATCCGGACCGACCCGTGATCAGCCGGAAGGGTGCGGACGGCTGGCAGGACGTCAGCTGTGCGGAGCTCGCCGCGCACGTCGACGCCGTCGCCGGGGTCCTGCTCGACCGGGGCGTGCGGCACGGCGACCGGGTGGCGGTGCTCGGCACCACCCGCTACGAGTGGGCGGTGGCCGACCTCGCCGTGCTCAGCATCGGCGCGGTCACCGTGCCGATCTACCCGACCGCGTCGGAGCACCAGGTCCGGCACGTGCTCGGCGATTCCGGGGCCACCTGGTCGGTGGCCGAGGACGCGGCTTACGGCGACCGGCTCCGGGCGGCGGGCGCGGGCGAGGTGTGGTCCTTCGCCGAGATCGACGCCTGGCGCGACGTCCCGGCGGACATCGACCGGATCCGGGAGCCGGTCCGGGCCGACGACCTGGCCACGATCGTCTACACCAGCGGTACCACCGGCCTGCCGAAGGGCTGCATGCTCACCCACGCCAACATGTACGCGTCGTCGGCGAACACGGTGCGCCAGACCGACTGGCTGTTCCGCCGTGCCTCGCCGGACGACTCCGCCCCGGCGGCCACGCTGCTCTCGCTGCCGCTGTCGCACGTGTTCGGTCGCACGATCCTGCTCTCCTGCCTGATCGCGGGCACCCGGACGGGCCTGGTCGCGGGCGTGCCGGAGATGCTGGGGGAGCTGCCGGGGTTCCGTCCGACGTTCCTCGCGCTCGTCCCCTACGCGCTGGAGAAGATCCGCAAGCGGGCCCGGTCGGTCCTGGCGGACGACGCCGAGGCGGCCGCGGTCGCCACGGGACTGGGCGCCACGGGACCGGGCGGAGGGGACGATCGGCGGGCCGACCCCTCGCACCAGCGGGTCCGGGACCTGCTCGGCGGCCGGCTGGGGTACGTGATCTGCGGCGGTGCCTCGCTGGACGACACCACATGGGGCTTCTACGCCGGCGTGGGGATCGAGATCCTGAACTGCTACGGCCTGACCGAGGCGGCCACGGCGGTGACCGTGAACGCGCCGGCGACCAACCGCTTCGGCACGGTCGGCCGGCCGATCCCCGGCACGACCGTGGCCATCGCCGACGACGGTGAGGTGCTGGTGAGCGGCGACAACGTGTCCCCCGGCTACTGGCCCGCCGCCCGCGCGCAGGCCGGGACCTGGCTGCACACCGGCGATCTCGGGGAGCTCGACGACGACGGCTTCCTGCGCATCACCGGGCGCAGCAAGGAGATCCTGGTGACCAGCGGCGGGAAGAACGTGGCCCCGACACCGTTGGAGGACCGGATCCGGCTGCACCCGCTGGTGAGCAACTGCATGCTCCTCGGTGACGGGCGGTCGCACGTCACCGCGCTGGTCACCCTCGACGCCGCCGCGGCGGCGGGCTGGGCGGCGGAGCGGGGTCTCGGGCCGGTCGACGAGCACCTGTGCCGGGACCCGGCGCTGCTGGCCGAGATCGGCACCGCGGTGGACGCGGCCAACGCGCTGGTCTCGCGCGCCGAGTCGGTCCGCCGGTTCCGGGTGGTCGCCCGGGACTTCACGGTCGACGCCGGGCACCTCACGCCGTCGATGAAACTGCGCCGCGCGGCGATCGCGGAAGCCTACGCGGCGGATGTCGCGGCGTTGTACGGAAACGAGATTTCAGTCGCGTGAATAGTCGGAGAACGGGCGCTGTGACGGTCTCGCGCTGATTGCCGGGGGCTTTCGCGCCATAGCGCTGCGCGGTGCCGCATTGCGTATCCGTGGAATAGCGACAGGATCTAATCATCGGCCAGATGAGGGAGCTGAAGTACATGTATGACGTCATTGTGGTGGGTGCCCGCTGTGCCGGTTCGCCGGTGGCGATGCTGCTGGCCCGACGGGGTCACCGCGTGCTGCTCGTGGACCGTTCGACGTTCCCGAGCGACACGCCCTCGACCCACTACATCCACCAGGCGGGCCTGGCCCGGCTGCAGGACTGGGGTCTGCTCGACCGGGTCGTCGGTACCGGCGTGCCCGCGATCCGGCACCTCAACTTCACCTACACCGGCATCGAGATCGCCGGGTTCGCCGACCCGATCGAGGGCGTCGACGCGGTGTACTGCCCGCGGCGCACCGTGCTGGACTCCCTGCTGGTCGACGCGGCGCGCGAGGCCGGGGTCGACGTCATCGAGGACTTCACGATGGCCGACGTGGTCTTCGCCGAGGGCCGGGCCATCGGCATCCGCGGCCGCCAGCGCGGCGGGCCGGAGCTGGAGTTCCGCAGCGCGTTCGTGGTGGGCGCCGACGGCGCCGGCTCGACGGTGGCCGACAAGGTGGGCGCCGACTTCTACGTGCGCCGTCCCGCCGGCTGCTTCATCTACTACTCCTACTTCAGCGGCCTGTCGCACTGGGGCATGCACCACCGCACCGGTTTCGGCGAGCAGCAGATCGGCACCTGGCCGACCAACGGCGGGGTCAACCTGCTCGCCGTGATGCGCAAGCGGGACCGGTTCGCCGACTTCCGCGCCGACGTCGACGGCTCGTTCCAGGAGATCTTCGACCAGATCGACCCGGCGCTCGGCGAGGAGCTGCGCGACAGCGGCGTCCGCGAGGAGCCGTTCCGGCCGATGCGCTACCCGGACAACTTCTACCGCCGCTCGCACGGCCCGGGCTGGGCGCTGGTCGGCGACGCCGGCTACCACAAGGACCCGTTCACCGGCTGGGGCATCACCGACGCCTTCAAGTACGGCGAACTGCTCGCCGAGCGGCTGCACGAGGGCCTGTCCGGCGCGCGCCCCGTCGACGACGCGGTCGCCGAGTACGCGAAGGAGCGCGACGAGGCCAGCGCCGGCACCTTCGAGCTGACCTGCAGCATCTCCGAGCTGCAGCTCACGCCGTTCTACGACGCGGTGTTCAGCGCGGCCTCGCACAGCGAGGAGTACACGAAGAAGTTCTTCGGCCTGATCGCGGGCGGGATCCCGGGCGAGCAGTTCTTCGGGCGGGACAGCCTCGAGCGCCTCTACGACGAGGTGGACGTCCCGGCCGACCGGCGGGTGTTCGCCGGCTGAGGACCGACACCCAGACACCCCGACACCCCGACATCCGACGACCGGAAGGACGGCCATGCCCCCCACCAGGCTCACAGTGCTCGGCGACAGCTTCGTGGAGGGGCGTGGCGACCCGGCCCCGGAGGGCGGCTACCGCGGCTGGGTGCCGCGGCTGGCCGACCTCCTCGGGCTGCCCGCGGGATCGGTGCGCAACCTCGGCGCCCACGGGGCGACCACCCAGGACGTGCTCGACCACCAGATCGGCCGGGCGCTGGTGGGTAAGCCACCGCTGATCGGCGTCGTCGTCGGGGTCAACGACCTCGTCAGCGACTACGACCCCGCCCGGTTCCGCGCCAACCTGAACGAGATCTTCTCCGTGCTGTGCGGGATGGACACCGTCGTGTTCACCGCCGACTACCCCGACATCCCCTCCAACCTCCCCGTCCCGGAGGGGTTCCGCCGGCTGATGCAGGGCCGGTTCGCCGAGGCCAACGCGGCGATGCGCGCGGCCGCCGCGTCGACCGGGGCCCTGTGCCTGGACCTCGCGGGCGCCCCCGAGTGGCGGCCCGGGCCCGCGTGGTCCTCCGACGGCCTGCACCCGAGCCCCGAGGGGCACCAGCGGTTCGCCGCGTCCATGGCCGAGCTCGTCGCCCGTGACACGGGCCTCGTCGCCGCCTGAGTCCTGCTGTGCGAACCGACACGACCGAATCGAGAGGACGACCGTGAGCAACGAGCTGTCGGAACGCCGGCTGGCCCGCAACCTGATCGCCGTCGTGGGCATGTCGGGGCTGTTCCCCATGGCCCACGACCACCGCGAGTACTGGCAGAACATCGTGGACGGCGTGGACTGCACGTCCGAGGTCCCCGCGTCGCGCTGGAGCCTCGAGGACTACCACGACGCCGACCCGTCGGCACCGGACAAGACGTACTCGAGGCGCGGGGCCTTCCTGCCCGACGTCGAGTTCGACCCCGTGGAGTTCGGGCTGCCCCCCAACCAGCTCGAGGTCACCAGCACGATGCAGACGCTGAGCCTGGGTGTGGCTCGGGACCTGTTGCGCGACGCCGGCGCCGACGGCGACTGGTACGACCCGAGCCGCACCGGCGTCGTGCTGGGCACGACCGGGCCGGTGCCGCTGATGCACCCGCTCGCCGCGCGCCTGTCCACGCCGGTGCTCAAGGAGGCCGTCCGCAGCTGCGGGCTGTCCGCGGCCGACGCCGACGCGATCGCGGCCAAGTACGTGCAGGCCTTCGCGCCGTGGGAGGAGAACTCGTTCCCCGGGCTGCTCGCGAACGTGGTGGCCGGCCGGATCGCGAACCGGCTGGGGCTGGGCGGGATGAACGCCACGGTCGACGCCGCGTGTGCCGCCTCGCTCGCCGCCATCCGCACGGCGGTGGCCGAACTGGTCGACGGCCGGGCCGACACCATGATCACCGGCGGCGTCGACACCGAGAACTCGATCTTCATCTACCTGTGCTTCAGCAAGGTCGGCGCACTGTCGCCCGGCGGGGTGATCCGCCCGTTCGACGAGGGCGCCGACGGCACCCTGCTCGGCGAGGGCATCGGCATGCTCGCGCTGCGCAGGCTCGCCGACGCCGAGCGCGACGGGAACCGGATCTACGCCGTCATCCGCGGGATCGGATCGTCGAGCGACGGCCGGGCGAAGAGCATCTACGCGCCGCGCGCCGAGGGCCAGCGGCTGGCGCTGGACCGGGCCTACGCCGACGCCGAGTGCTCGCCCGCGTCGGTCGAGCTGTTCGAGGCGCACGCCACCGGCACCGCGGTCGGCGACCGGACCGAGCTCACCGCGCTGGGTGAGCTGCTGTCCGCCGCGTCGGACGAGCCGAGGTTCGCCGCTCTGGGCAGCGTGAAGTCCCAGATCGGGCACACCAAGGGCGCCGCGGGCACCGCCAGCCTGATCAAGCTGGCGCTGGGCCTGCACCACCGGATGCTGCCGCCGACGATCAACGTGGAGCGGGCGAACTCCGCGATCGGGCCGGACGCGCCGTTCTACGTCAACGGGACCACCCGGCCGTGGATCCTCGACCCGCACCGCCCGGTGCGCCGCGCCGCCGCGTCCGCGATGGGCTTCGGCGGCACCAACTTCCACGTGGTGCTCGAGGAGCACGTGCCGTCCCGCGACCGGATGCGGGTCCAGCACCGCACCGCCCGCGCGCACCTGTGGCACGCCCCCGACCCGGACACGCTGTTGGCGGCGCTTCGGGCGGGGGAGCCGTCGGTCGACGGTGTGGAGATTCCCGAGCAGCACGCCCGGATCGGGTTCGTCGCCGCGGACGACGGTTCCGCTCTCCGGGAGCTCGCGATCGAGCAGCTCGCCGCGCAGCCCGACGCCGACGCGTTCTCGCACCCGCGGGGTGTCCACTACCGGCGTCGCGCGCAGCCCGGCCTGAAGGTGGGCGCGTTGTTCGCCGGGCAGGGCAGCCAGTACCTGGACATGGGGGCGCAGGCGGCGCTGAACAATCCGGTCGTCGCGGCCGCGCTCGATGAGGCGAACGCCTCCTTCGACGGGGCGGGCACCCGCCTCGCGCAGGTGATGTACCCGCCGCCGGTGTTCGACGCCGGGGTGCGCCAGGGCCAGGAGGCCGCGCTGCGCCGCACCGAGCACGCGCAGCCCGCGATCGGCGCGCTGGCCGTCGGCCAGTTCCGGTTCCTGCGC
It contains:
- a CDS encoding alpha/beta hydrolase family protein; protein product: MSASPPIKRPSAFSLLEQVPVTAADGTTFVVRVLPNDDPAVPVALVLPAMALKAKFYLPLLTALRAAGLSAAACDLRGQGESAPLLGDGPDFGYKELIETDLPAVVAAVRERFPQAPLFLFGHSLGGQLALLFAAANPDAVDGVAVIGTGTVFWRAFGPRRWFEALWSIQWIGLVAAVRGSWPGGVLIPGAMAGGVMTDWARHSRTSRYRFRGRSLDYDAALRALTAPVLTIALDRDLLGPKSNVDFLGRRMPAARLTAWDVDEDSGVVHRDHFEWVKDSAVLAPAVAHWVRTGSLPS
- a CDS encoding NAD(P)/FAD-dependent oxidoreductase, with the protein product MRELKYMYDVIVVGARCAGSPVAMLLARRGHRVLLVDRSTFPSDTPSTHYIHQAGLARLQDWGLLDRVVGTGVPAIRHLNFTYTGIEIAGFADPIEGVDAVYCPRRTVLDSLLVDAAREAGVDVIEDFTMADVVFAEGRAIGIRGRQRGGPELEFRSAFVVGADGAGSTVADKVGADFYVRRPAGCFIYYSYFSGLSHWGMHHRTGFGEQQIGTWPTNGGVNLLAVMRKRDRFADFRADVDGSFQEIFDQIDPALGEELRDSGVREEPFRPMRYPDNFYRRSHGPGWALVGDAGYHKDPFTGWGITDAFKYGELLAERLHEGLSGARPVDDAVAEYAKERDEASAGTFELTCSISELQLTPFYDAVFSAASHSEEYTKKFFGLIAGGIPGEQFFGRDSLERLYDEVDVPADRRVFAG
- a CDS encoding SGNH/GDSL hydrolase family protein is translated as MPPTRLTVLGDSFVEGRGDPAPEGGYRGWVPRLADLLGLPAGSVRNLGAHGATTQDVLDHQIGRALVGKPPLIGVVVGVNDLVSDYDPARFRANLNEIFSVLCGMDTVVFTADYPDIPSNLPVPEGFRRLMQGRFAEANAAMRAAAASTGALCLDLAGAPEWRPGPAWSSDGLHPSPEGHQRFAASMAELVARDTGLVAA
- a CDS encoding LysR family transcriptional regulator, producing the protein MEFRHLVSFLAISEELHFGRAAARLHLTQPSLSQQLKRLERTLGVQLVARSSHDVRLTPAGRAFEPEARAIVAQMAKATNSVRELAAGRTGTVNVGYNFPAGQHILPATLARMHADLPDVSVALAERRTGPQLAALAEGAIDVALVYGRPVHPELRYRRLLQVPMVAVVGAGHRWAGRPGVPFAELARQPCIMFARDQSPGMYDVIHSAAEKSGVAMNVTHVVDDPGATAILVSVKSLIGFASASRAMYVGSFVGGVRPIPVQLYDPVPNVDLYAVWRPDITALGEAFLDRMEAAGPFQSPSLGLVDSHSGR
- a CDS encoding AMP-dependent synthetase/ligase, which produces MNRIANSGTGQTLAADCGLYSVLAEWARTDPDRPVISRKGADGWQDVSCAELAAHVDAVAGVLLDRGVRHGDRVAVLGTTRYEWAVADLAVLSIGAVTVPIYPTASEHQVRHVLGDSGATWSVAEDAAYGDRLRAAGAGEVWSFAEIDAWRDVPADIDRIREPVRADDLATIVYTSGTTGLPKGCMLTHANMYASSANTVRQTDWLFRRASPDDSAPAATLLSLPLSHVFGRTILLSCLIAGTRTGLVAGVPEMLGELPGFRPTFLALVPYALEKIRKRARSVLADDAEAAAVATGLGATGPGGGDDRRADPSHQRVRDLLGGRLGYVICGGASLDDTTWGFYAGVGIEILNCYGLTEAATAVTVNAPATNRFGTVGRPIPGTTVAIADDGEVLVSGDNVSPGYWPAARAQAGTWLHTGDLGELDDDGFLRITGRSKEILVTSGGKNVAPTPLEDRIRLHPLVSNCMLLGDGRSHVTALVTLDAAAAAGWAAERGLGPVDEHLCRDPALLAEIGTAVDAANALVSRAESVRRFRVVARDFTVDAGHLTPSMKLRRAAIAEAYAADVAALYGNEISVA